A genomic region of Equus caballus isolate H_3958 breed thoroughbred chromosome 1, TB-T2T, whole genome shotgun sequence contains the following coding sequences:
- the CCPG1 gene encoding cell cycle progression protein 1 isoform X8, with the protein MSENSSDSDSSCGWTVINHEGSDIEMVNSEHGTASDSSEPTPERSSLEQEELQVLQLEQGESSQNGTVLMGETAYPALEEMKSALEGEEEKLPEDNVYFGTVSDDSDIVTLEPPKLEEIGNQEEALIVKEAQSPEDFNMGSSSSSQYTFCHPETVFSSQPSDDESSSDETSHQPSPAFRRRRARKKTVSSSESEEQLLPEQETEPSKELYKRQFSSGLNKCVILALVIAISMGFGHFYGTIQIQKRQQLVRKMHEDELNDMKDYLSQCQQEQESFIDYKSLKENLARCWTLTEAEKMTFETQKKNLDTENQYLRISLEKEEKALSSLQEELRKLREQIRILEDKGTSTELVTENQKLKQHLEEEKLKTHSFLNQRETLLAEAKMLRRELERERLITTALRVELQQLSSSQSYGNTDSPDILTEKKEIEILRERLTELERKLNFEQQRSDLWEKLYIEAKDQNGKQKTDGKKKGSRGNHKAKNKSKETFLGSVKETFDAMKNSTKEFVRHHKEKIKQAKEAVKENLKKFSDSVKSTFRHFKDTTKNIFDEKGSKRFGATKEPAAKKPTTVFSEYLHPQYKARTQNQRSRGPTTHREGRKEKPVHFEEFGKNTNSQKCSVEHDCRENSFRKACSSVFECAQQESINLFNIKLLNPVRIDEFRQLVERYLLEKLDSFHHWKELDQFINKFFLNGVFIHDQKLFTDFVNDVKDYLKDMKDYQVDNDGVFEKLDGYIYRHFFGHTFPPPYGPSRPDKKQRMVNIENSRHRKQEQKHPQPQPYKREEPVDL; encoded by the exons ATGTCTGAAAATTCCAGTGACAGTGATTCATCTTGTGGTTGGACTGTCATCAATCATGAG GGGTCTGATATTGAGATGGTGAACTCTGAACATGGTACAGCCAGTGACAGTTCTGAGCCCACCCCAGAACGTTCATCTTTAGAGCAAGAGGAGCTACAAGTATTGCAGTTAGAGCAGGGAG AGAGCAGCCAAAATGGCACAGTGTTAATGGGAGAAACTGCTTATCCAGCTTTGGAGGAAATGAAGTCAGCACTTGAG ggagaggaagaaaagttaCCTGAAGACAATGTCTATTTTGGAACTGTCAGTGATGATTCTGATATTGTTACCCTTGAGCCACCTAAGTTAGAAGAAATTGGAAATCAAGAAGAAGCTCTAATTGTTAAAGAAGCACAGAGTCCAGAAGATTTTAATATGGGCTCTTCCTCCAGCAGCCAGTATACATTCTGTCATCCAGAAACTG tattttcatCTCAGCCTAGCGATGACGAATCAAGTAGTGATGAAACCAGTCATCAGCCCAGTCCTGCCTTTAGACGTCGCCGTGCTAGGAAGAAGACTGTTTCTAGTTCAGAATCTGAAGAACAGCTGCTTCCTGAACAAGAAACTGAACCCTCTAAGGAGCTATATAAACGCCAATTCAGTAGTGGTCTCAATAAATGTGTTATACTTGCTTTGGTGATTGCAATCAGCATGGGATTTGGACATTTCTATG gcACAATACAGATTCAGAAGCGTCAGCAGTTAGTGAGAAAGATGCATGAAGATGAATTGAATGATATGAAGGATTATCTTTCCCAGTGTCAGCAGGAACAAGAGTCTTTTATAGATTATAAG tCATTGAAGGAAAACCTTGCAAGGTGTTGGACCCTTACTGAAGCAGAGAAGATGACCTTTGAAACTCAGAAAAAGAACCTTGATACAGAAAATCAGTATTTAAGAATATctctggagaaggaagaaaaagcctTATCTTCATTACAGGAAGAGTTAAGGAAACTAAGGGAACAGATTAGGATATTGGAAGATAAAGGGACAAGTACAGAATTAGTTACAGAAAATCAGAAACTTAAGCAGCATTTggaagaagaaaagctgaaaacacATAGCTTCCTTAATCAGAGGGAGACTCTTTTGGCAGAAGCAAAGATGCTAAGGAGGGAACTGGAGAGAGAACGACTAATAACCACGGCTTTAAGGGTGGAACTCCAGCAGTTAAGCTCTAGTCAGTCATATGGCAACACAGACTCTCCTGATATATTgactgaaaaaaaggaaatagaaatcttACGAGAAAGACTCACTGAGTTGGAGCGGAAGCTAAACTTTGAACAGCAGCGTTCTGATTTGTGGGAAAAACTGTATATTGAGGCAAAAgatcaaaatggaaaacaaaaaactgatggaaaaaagaaaggcagcaGAGGAAACCACAAGGCTAAAAATAAGtcaaaggaaacatttttggGTTCAGTTAAGGAAACATTTGATGCCATGAAGAATTCTACCAAGGAGTTTGTGAGGCatcataaagaaaaaatcaaacaggcTAAAGAAGCTgtgaaagaaaatctgaaaaaattctCAGATTCAGTTAAATCCACTTTCAGGCATTTCAAAGATACCACCAAGAATATCTTTGATGAAAAGGGCAGTAAAAGATTTGGTGCTACAAAAGAACCAGCAGCTAAAAAACCAACAACAGTTTTTAGTGAATATTTACATCCACAGTATAAGGCACGTACACAAAACCAGAGGAGTAGAGGCCCTACTAcgcacagagaaggaaggaaagaaaaaccagtTCACTTTgaagaatttggaaaaaatacaaattcacaGAAATGCAGTGTTGAGCATGACTGTAGAGAAAACTCTTTCAGAAAGGCTTGTTCTAGTGTATTTGAATGTGCTCAACAGGAATCcattaatctttttaatattaaacTCTTGAATCCTGTAAGGATAGATGAATTTAGACAGTTAGTTGAAAGGTATTTATTAGAAAAACTGGATAGTTTTCATCATTGGAAAGAACTTGATCAATTCATCAATAAGTTTTTCCTAAATGGTGTCTTCATACATGATCAGAAGCTCTTCACTGACTTTGTTAATGATGTTAAAGATTATCTTAAAGACATGAAGGACTATCAAGTAGATAATGATGGAGTGTTTGAGAAGTTGGATGGATATATATATAGACACTTCTTTGGTCACACTTTTCCCCCTCCATATGGACCCAG TCGACCAGATAAAAAGCAACGTATGGTAAATATTGAAAACTCCAGGCATCGAAAACAAGAGCAGAAGCACCCTCAGCCACAACCTTATAAAAGGGAAG AGCCCGTTGACTTGTGA
- the CCPG1 gene encoding cell cycle progression protein 1 isoform X3 translates to MSENSSDSDSSCGWTVINHEGSDIEMVNSEHGTASDSSEPTPERSSLEQEELQVLQLEQGESSQNGTVLMGETAYPALEEMKSALEGEEEKLPEDNVYFGTVSDDSDIVTLEPPKLEEIGNQEEALIVKEAQSPEDFNMGSSSSSQYTFCHPETERWWEKLWKIPECIRGWDDQLKHHVPSQLAFQVFSSQPSDDESSSDETSHQPSPAFRRRRARKKTVSSSESEEQLLPEQETEPSKELYKRQFSSGLNKCVILALVIAISMGFGHFYGKHGGDKGEGTIQIQKRQQLVRKMHEDELNDMKDYLSQCQQEQESFIDYKSLKENLARCWTLTEAEKMTFETQKKNLDTENQYLRISLEKEEKALSSLQEELRKLREQIRILEDKGTSTELVTENQKLKQHLEEEKLKTHSFLNQRETLLAEAKMLRRELERERLITTALRVELQQLSSSQSYGNTDSPDILTEKKEIEILRERLTELERKLNFEQQRSDLWEKLYIEAKDQNGKQKTDGKKKGSRGNHKAKNKSKETFLGSVKETFDAMKNSTKEFVRHHKEKIKQAKEAVKENLKKFSDSVKSTFRHFKDTTKNIFDEKGSKRFGATKEPAAKKPTTVFSEYLHPQYKARTQNQRSRGPTTHREGRKEKPVHFEEFGKNTNSQKCSVEHDCRENSFRKACSSVFECAQQESINLFNIKLLNPVRIDEFRQLVERYLLEKLDSFHHWKELDQFINKFFLNGVFIHDQKLFTDFVNDVKDYLKDMKDYQVDNDGVFEKLDGYIYRHFFGHTFPPPYGPSRPDKKQRMVNIENSRHRKQEQKHPQPQPYKREEPVDL, encoded by the exons ATGTCTGAAAATTCCAGTGACAGTGATTCATCTTGTGGTTGGACTGTCATCAATCATGAG GGGTCTGATATTGAGATGGTGAACTCTGAACATGGTACAGCCAGTGACAGTTCTGAGCCCACCCCAGAACGTTCATCTTTAGAGCAAGAGGAGCTACAAGTATTGCAGTTAGAGCAGGGAG AGAGCAGCCAAAATGGCACAGTGTTAATGGGAGAAACTGCTTATCCAGCTTTGGAGGAAATGAAGTCAGCACTTGAG ggagaggaagaaaagttaCCTGAAGACAATGTCTATTTTGGAACTGTCAGTGATGATTCTGATATTGTTACCCTTGAGCCACCTAAGTTAGAAGAAATTGGAAATCAAGAAGAAGCTCTAATTGTTAAAGAAGCACAGAGTCCAGAAGATTTTAATATGGGCTCTTCCTCCAGCAGCCAGTATACATTCTGTCATCCAGAAACTG AAAGGTGGTGGGAGAAGCTGTGGAAGATTCCTGAATGCATAAGGGGATGGGATGATCAGCTGAAACACCATGTTCCTAGCCAACTCGCTTTCCAAG tattttcatCTCAGCCTAGCGATGACGAATCAAGTAGTGATGAAACCAGTCATCAGCCCAGTCCTGCCTTTAGACGTCGCCGTGCTAGGAAGAAGACTGTTTCTAGTTCAGAATCTGAAGAACAGCTGCTTCCTGAACAAGAAACTGAACCCTCTAAGGAGCTATATAAACGCCAATTCAGTAGTGGTCTCAATAAATGTGTTATACTTGCTTTGGTGATTGCAATCAGCATGGGATTTGGACATTTCTATG gTAAACATGGAGGTGACAAAGGAGAAG gcACAATACAGATTCAGAAGCGTCAGCAGTTAGTGAGAAAGATGCATGAAGATGAATTGAATGATATGAAGGATTATCTTTCCCAGTGTCAGCAGGAACAAGAGTCTTTTATAGATTATAAG tCATTGAAGGAAAACCTTGCAAGGTGTTGGACCCTTACTGAAGCAGAGAAGATGACCTTTGAAACTCAGAAAAAGAACCTTGATACAGAAAATCAGTATTTAAGAATATctctggagaaggaagaaaaagcctTATCTTCATTACAGGAAGAGTTAAGGAAACTAAGGGAACAGATTAGGATATTGGAAGATAAAGGGACAAGTACAGAATTAGTTACAGAAAATCAGAAACTTAAGCAGCATTTggaagaagaaaagctgaaaacacATAGCTTCCTTAATCAGAGGGAGACTCTTTTGGCAGAAGCAAAGATGCTAAGGAGGGAACTGGAGAGAGAACGACTAATAACCACGGCTTTAAGGGTGGAACTCCAGCAGTTAAGCTCTAGTCAGTCATATGGCAACACAGACTCTCCTGATATATTgactgaaaaaaaggaaatagaaatcttACGAGAAAGACTCACTGAGTTGGAGCGGAAGCTAAACTTTGAACAGCAGCGTTCTGATTTGTGGGAAAAACTGTATATTGAGGCAAAAgatcaaaatggaaaacaaaaaactgatggaaaaaagaaaggcagcaGAGGAAACCACAAGGCTAAAAATAAGtcaaaggaaacatttttggGTTCAGTTAAGGAAACATTTGATGCCATGAAGAATTCTACCAAGGAGTTTGTGAGGCatcataaagaaaaaatcaaacaggcTAAAGAAGCTgtgaaagaaaatctgaaaaaattctCAGATTCAGTTAAATCCACTTTCAGGCATTTCAAAGATACCACCAAGAATATCTTTGATGAAAAGGGCAGTAAAAGATTTGGTGCTACAAAAGAACCAGCAGCTAAAAAACCAACAACAGTTTTTAGTGAATATTTACATCCACAGTATAAGGCACGTACACAAAACCAGAGGAGTAGAGGCCCTACTAcgcacagagaaggaaggaaagaaaaaccagtTCACTTTgaagaatttggaaaaaatacaaattcacaGAAATGCAGTGTTGAGCATGACTGTAGAGAAAACTCTTTCAGAAAGGCTTGTTCTAGTGTATTTGAATGTGCTCAACAGGAATCcattaatctttttaatattaaacTCTTGAATCCTGTAAGGATAGATGAATTTAGACAGTTAGTTGAAAGGTATTTATTAGAAAAACTGGATAGTTTTCATCATTGGAAAGAACTTGATCAATTCATCAATAAGTTTTTCCTAAATGGTGTCTTCATACATGATCAGAAGCTCTTCACTGACTTTGTTAATGATGTTAAAGATTATCTTAAAGACATGAAGGACTATCAAGTAGATAATGATGGAGTGTTTGAGAAGTTGGATGGATATATATATAGACACTTCTTTGGTCACACTTTTCCCCCTCCATATGGACCCAG TCGACCAGATAAAAAGCAACGTATGGTAAATATTGAAAACTCCAGGCATCGAAAACAAGAGCAGAAGCACCCTCAGCCACAACCTTATAAAAGGGAAG AGCCCGTTGACTTGTGA
- the CCPG1 gene encoding cell cycle progression protein 1 isoform X5: MSENSSDSDSSCGWTVINHEGSDIEMVNSEHGTASDSSEPTPERSSLEQEELQVLQLEQGESSQNGTVLMGETAYPALEEMKSALEGEEEKLPEDNVYFGTVSDDSDIVTLEPPKLEEIGNQEEALIVKEAQSPEDFNMGSSSSSQYTFCHPETERWWEKLWKIPECIRGWDDQLKHHVPSQLAFQVFSSQPSDDESSSDETSHQPSPAFRRRRARKKTVSSSESEEQLLPEQETEPSKELYKRQFSSGLNKCVILALVIAISMGFGHFYGTIQIQKRQQLVRKMHEDELNDMKDYLSQCQQEQESFIDYKSLKENLARCWTLTEAEKMTFETQKKNLDTENQYLRISLEKEEKALSSLQEELRKLREQIRILEDKGTSTELVTENQKLKQHLEEEKLKTHSFLNQRETLLAEAKMLRRELERERLITTALRVELQQLSSSQSYGNTDSPDILTEKKEIEILRERLTELERKLNFEQQRSDLWEKLYIEAKDQNGKQKTDGKKKGSRGNHKAKNKSKETFLGSVKETFDAMKNSTKEFVRHHKEKIKQAKEAVKENLKKFSDSVKSTFRHFKDTTKNIFDEKGSKRFGATKEPAAKKPTTVFSEYLHPQYKARTQNQRSRGPTTHREGRKEKPVHFEEFGKNTNSQKCSVEHDCRENSFRKACSSVFECAQQESINLFNIKLLNPVRIDEFRQLVERYLLEKLDSFHHWKELDQFINKFFLNGVFIHDQKLFTDFVNDVKDYLKDMKDYQVDNDGVFEKLDGYIYRHFFGHTFPPPYGPSRPDKKQRMVNIENSRHRKQEQKHPQPQPYKREEPVDL; encoded by the exons ATGTCTGAAAATTCCAGTGACAGTGATTCATCTTGTGGTTGGACTGTCATCAATCATGAG GGGTCTGATATTGAGATGGTGAACTCTGAACATGGTACAGCCAGTGACAGTTCTGAGCCCACCCCAGAACGTTCATCTTTAGAGCAAGAGGAGCTACAAGTATTGCAGTTAGAGCAGGGAG AGAGCAGCCAAAATGGCACAGTGTTAATGGGAGAAACTGCTTATCCAGCTTTGGAGGAAATGAAGTCAGCACTTGAG ggagaggaagaaaagttaCCTGAAGACAATGTCTATTTTGGAACTGTCAGTGATGATTCTGATATTGTTACCCTTGAGCCACCTAAGTTAGAAGAAATTGGAAATCAAGAAGAAGCTCTAATTGTTAAAGAAGCACAGAGTCCAGAAGATTTTAATATGGGCTCTTCCTCCAGCAGCCAGTATACATTCTGTCATCCAGAAACTG AAAGGTGGTGGGAGAAGCTGTGGAAGATTCCTGAATGCATAAGGGGATGGGATGATCAGCTGAAACACCATGTTCCTAGCCAACTCGCTTTCCAAG tattttcatCTCAGCCTAGCGATGACGAATCAAGTAGTGATGAAACCAGTCATCAGCCCAGTCCTGCCTTTAGACGTCGCCGTGCTAGGAAGAAGACTGTTTCTAGTTCAGAATCTGAAGAACAGCTGCTTCCTGAACAAGAAACTGAACCCTCTAAGGAGCTATATAAACGCCAATTCAGTAGTGGTCTCAATAAATGTGTTATACTTGCTTTGGTGATTGCAATCAGCATGGGATTTGGACATTTCTATG gcACAATACAGATTCAGAAGCGTCAGCAGTTAGTGAGAAAGATGCATGAAGATGAATTGAATGATATGAAGGATTATCTTTCCCAGTGTCAGCAGGAACAAGAGTCTTTTATAGATTATAAG tCATTGAAGGAAAACCTTGCAAGGTGTTGGACCCTTACTGAAGCAGAGAAGATGACCTTTGAAACTCAGAAAAAGAACCTTGATACAGAAAATCAGTATTTAAGAATATctctggagaaggaagaaaaagcctTATCTTCATTACAGGAAGAGTTAAGGAAACTAAGGGAACAGATTAGGATATTGGAAGATAAAGGGACAAGTACAGAATTAGTTACAGAAAATCAGAAACTTAAGCAGCATTTggaagaagaaaagctgaaaacacATAGCTTCCTTAATCAGAGGGAGACTCTTTTGGCAGAAGCAAAGATGCTAAGGAGGGAACTGGAGAGAGAACGACTAATAACCACGGCTTTAAGGGTGGAACTCCAGCAGTTAAGCTCTAGTCAGTCATATGGCAACACAGACTCTCCTGATATATTgactgaaaaaaaggaaatagaaatcttACGAGAAAGACTCACTGAGTTGGAGCGGAAGCTAAACTTTGAACAGCAGCGTTCTGATTTGTGGGAAAAACTGTATATTGAGGCAAAAgatcaaaatggaaaacaaaaaactgatggaaaaaagaaaggcagcaGAGGAAACCACAAGGCTAAAAATAAGtcaaaggaaacatttttggGTTCAGTTAAGGAAACATTTGATGCCATGAAGAATTCTACCAAGGAGTTTGTGAGGCatcataaagaaaaaatcaaacaggcTAAAGAAGCTgtgaaagaaaatctgaaaaaattctCAGATTCAGTTAAATCCACTTTCAGGCATTTCAAAGATACCACCAAGAATATCTTTGATGAAAAGGGCAGTAAAAGATTTGGTGCTACAAAAGAACCAGCAGCTAAAAAACCAACAACAGTTTTTAGTGAATATTTACATCCACAGTATAAGGCACGTACACAAAACCAGAGGAGTAGAGGCCCTACTAcgcacagagaaggaaggaaagaaaaaccagtTCACTTTgaagaatttggaaaaaatacaaattcacaGAAATGCAGTGTTGAGCATGACTGTAGAGAAAACTCTTTCAGAAAGGCTTGTTCTAGTGTATTTGAATGTGCTCAACAGGAATCcattaatctttttaatattaaacTCTTGAATCCTGTAAGGATAGATGAATTTAGACAGTTAGTTGAAAGGTATTTATTAGAAAAACTGGATAGTTTTCATCATTGGAAAGAACTTGATCAATTCATCAATAAGTTTTTCCTAAATGGTGTCTTCATACATGATCAGAAGCTCTTCACTGACTTTGTTAATGATGTTAAAGATTATCTTAAAGACATGAAGGACTATCAAGTAGATAATGATGGAGTGTTTGAGAAGTTGGATGGATATATATATAGACACTTCTTTGGTCACACTTTTCCCCCTCCATATGGACCCAG TCGACCAGATAAAAAGCAACGTATGGTAAATATTGAAAACTCCAGGCATCGAAAACAAGAGCAGAAGCACCCTCAGCCACAACCTTATAAAAGGGAAG AGCCCGTTGACTTGTGA
- the CCPG1 gene encoding cell cycle progression protein 1 isoform X7, producing MSENSSDSDSSCGWTVINHEGSDIEMVNSEHGTASDSSEPTPERSSLEQEELQVLQLEQGESSQNGTVLMGETAYPALEEMKSALEGEEEKLPEDNVYFGTVSDDSDIVTLEPPKLEEIGNQEEALIVKEAQSPEDFNMGSSSSSQYTFCHPETVFSSQPSDDESSSDETSHQPSPAFRRRRARKKTVSSSESEEQLLPEQETEPSKELYKRQFSSGLNKCVILALVIAISMGFGHFYGKHGGDKGEGTIQIQKRQQLVRKMHEDELNDMKDYLSQCQQEQESFIDYKSLKENLARCWTLTEAEKMTFETQKKNLDTENQYLRISLEKEEKALSSLQEELRKLREQIRILEDKGTSTELVTENQKLKQHLEEEKLKTHSFLNQRETLLAEAKMLRRELERERLITTALRVELQQLSSSQSYGNTDSPDILTEKKEIEILRERLTELERKLNFEQQRSDLWEKLYIEAKDQNGKQKTDGKKKGSRGNHKAKNKSKETFLGSVKETFDAMKNSTKEFVRHHKEKIKQAKEAVKENLKKFSDSVKSTFRHFKDTTKNIFDEKGSKRFGATKEPAAKKPTTVFSEYLHPQYKARTQNQRSRGPTTHREGRKEKPVHFEEFGKNTNSQKCSVEHDCRENSFRKACSSVFECAQQESINLFNIKLLNPVRIDEFRQLVERYLLEKLDSFHHWKELDQFINKFFLNGVFIHDQKLFTDFVNDVKDYLKDMKDYQVDNDGVFEKLDGYIYRHFFGHTFPPPYGPSRPDKKQRMVNIENSRHRKQEQKHPQPQPYKREEPVDL from the exons ATGTCTGAAAATTCCAGTGACAGTGATTCATCTTGTGGTTGGACTGTCATCAATCATGAG GGGTCTGATATTGAGATGGTGAACTCTGAACATGGTACAGCCAGTGACAGTTCTGAGCCCACCCCAGAACGTTCATCTTTAGAGCAAGAGGAGCTACAAGTATTGCAGTTAGAGCAGGGAG AGAGCAGCCAAAATGGCACAGTGTTAATGGGAGAAACTGCTTATCCAGCTTTGGAGGAAATGAAGTCAGCACTTGAG ggagaggaagaaaagttaCCTGAAGACAATGTCTATTTTGGAACTGTCAGTGATGATTCTGATATTGTTACCCTTGAGCCACCTAAGTTAGAAGAAATTGGAAATCAAGAAGAAGCTCTAATTGTTAAAGAAGCACAGAGTCCAGAAGATTTTAATATGGGCTCTTCCTCCAGCAGCCAGTATACATTCTGTCATCCAGAAACTG tattttcatCTCAGCCTAGCGATGACGAATCAAGTAGTGATGAAACCAGTCATCAGCCCAGTCCTGCCTTTAGACGTCGCCGTGCTAGGAAGAAGACTGTTTCTAGTTCAGAATCTGAAGAACAGCTGCTTCCTGAACAAGAAACTGAACCCTCTAAGGAGCTATATAAACGCCAATTCAGTAGTGGTCTCAATAAATGTGTTATACTTGCTTTGGTGATTGCAATCAGCATGGGATTTGGACATTTCTATG gTAAACATGGAGGTGACAAAGGAGAAG gcACAATACAGATTCAGAAGCGTCAGCAGTTAGTGAGAAAGATGCATGAAGATGAATTGAATGATATGAAGGATTATCTTTCCCAGTGTCAGCAGGAACAAGAGTCTTTTATAGATTATAAG tCATTGAAGGAAAACCTTGCAAGGTGTTGGACCCTTACTGAAGCAGAGAAGATGACCTTTGAAACTCAGAAAAAGAACCTTGATACAGAAAATCAGTATTTAAGAATATctctggagaaggaagaaaaagcctTATCTTCATTACAGGAAGAGTTAAGGAAACTAAGGGAACAGATTAGGATATTGGAAGATAAAGGGACAAGTACAGAATTAGTTACAGAAAATCAGAAACTTAAGCAGCATTTggaagaagaaaagctgaaaacacATAGCTTCCTTAATCAGAGGGAGACTCTTTTGGCAGAAGCAAAGATGCTAAGGAGGGAACTGGAGAGAGAACGACTAATAACCACGGCTTTAAGGGTGGAACTCCAGCAGTTAAGCTCTAGTCAGTCATATGGCAACACAGACTCTCCTGATATATTgactgaaaaaaaggaaatagaaatcttACGAGAAAGACTCACTGAGTTGGAGCGGAAGCTAAACTTTGAACAGCAGCGTTCTGATTTGTGGGAAAAACTGTATATTGAGGCAAAAgatcaaaatggaaaacaaaaaactgatggaaaaaagaaaggcagcaGAGGAAACCACAAGGCTAAAAATAAGtcaaaggaaacatttttggGTTCAGTTAAGGAAACATTTGATGCCATGAAGAATTCTACCAAGGAGTTTGTGAGGCatcataaagaaaaaatcaaacaggcTAAAGAAGCTgtgaaagaaaatctgaaaaaattctCAGATTCAGTTAAATCCACTTTCAGGCATTTCAAAGATACCACCAAGAATATCTTTGATGAAAAGGGCAGTAAAAGATTTGGTGCTACAAAAGAACCAGCAGCTAAAAAACCAACAACAGTTTTTAGTGAATATTTACATCCACAGTATAAGGCACGTACACAAAACCAGAGGAGTAGAGGCCCTACTAcgcacagagaaggaaggaaagaaaaaccagtTCACTTTgaagaatttggaaaaaatacaaattcacaGAAATGCAGTGTTGAGCATGACTGTAGAGAAAACTCTTTCAGAAAGGCTTGTTCTAGTGTATTTGAATGTGCTCAACAGGAATCcattaatctttttaatattaaacTCTTGAATCCTGTAAGGATAGATGAATTTAGACAGTTAGTTGAAAGGTATTTATTAGAAAAACTGGATAGTTTTCATCATTGGAAAGAACTTGATCAATTCATCAATAAGTTTTTCCTAAATGGTGTCTTCATACATGATCAGAAGCTCTTCACTGACTTTGTTAATGATGTTAAAGATTATCTTAAAGACATGAAGGACTATCAAGTAGATAATGATGGAGTGTTTGAGAAGTTGGATGGATATATATATAGACACTTCTTTGGTCACACTTTTCCCCCTCCATATGGACCCAG TCGACCAGATAAAAAGCAACGTATGGTAAATATTGAAAACTCCAGGCATCGAAAACAAGAGCAGAAGCACCCTCAGCCACAACCTTATAAAAGGGAAG AGCCCGTTGACTTGTGA